The region AGTGACGCTGAGGCGTCTGACAGagcatcagtatgtgatgagttgggatgagaacgtgctgaaaaaaacacacatagggCAGGTGGGTAGGTCCatcaaacacagggctttcagccaggagaccgctgtttgtgtcccgcgtgaaaccaacaacgtgttgtttgtctctctgttcacaacgttaagtttcattttcaccttacaaacgtagtaactttaaaccaaaccacgatCATTTttcctaagtggttttgttacctaaacctaagcaagtgtttttgtttgcattcacaatgttaaccatgtaTTTACTGCAACCGTTGTGGAGCGCCATAGGTTAGAAAGCGACACCAAGGGATCCtaacaaagcgtcagtatgtgtgatgtatgagttgggatgagaatgtgttggtattTTACACTGAGCCAGAGCTTATAGGCTGCCTTTGTAATTTTGCAATAGTGAGTGCGTGCTTCCTGAAAATTGACTTTTTACTATTGCAGTGGAAAGCAGACGAGGAAAAGTAGAAGATGATGGGATCAATACAGGTGTTGAAGGTGCTAAGCAGCAAGGTGTAGTACCTCCATTTTGGGCTCACGCCCTGGAAGTAGCCCAGTAAATGAGAGAAGTTGTATGGCAGCACACAAATGAGAAACACAGCTAGCGTCCCCAAGGCCATGCCGATGGCCTTCTGCTTCTGCAGCCGGGAAATCCTGGGGCGGCTGTATAGGATCAAGATGCAGCGCATGTAGCAGTAAACGCAAATCAGAAGAGGTACCAGGCAGAGCACAAAGAAAAACTCCAAACGTACTGGGAGGAGGATCTCCAACTGCTTCTCTGTAAAGTCCTCATAACAGACGCTGGAGTTTTTAGTAGACAGGGATGGGTGGTGCTGGGTGATGAAAGTAA is a window of Sebastes umbrosus isolate fSebUmb1 chromosome 11, fSebUmb1.pri, whole genome shotgun sequence DNA encoding:
- the LOC119497783 gene encoding free fatty acid receptor 2-like, which codes for MMEAFVWSEVLLSVYIISFLIGLPANLLALYAFSVKIHSKPLPTDILLLNLTVSDLLFLIVLPLKMYEAASGMEWHLPSFLCSITAFTFFSTIYTSSLLLMAVSVVRYIGIAFPITYHRLLKPVYAIVISAVIWFISAAHCSITFITQHHPSLSTKNSSVCYEDFTEKQLEILLPVRLEFFFVLCLVPLLICVYCYMRCILILYSRPRISRLQKQKAIGMALGTLAVFLICVLPYNFSHLLGYFQGVSPKWRYYTLLLSTFNTCIDPIIFYFSSSAFHCNSKKSIFRKHALTIAKLQRQPISSGSV